One window of Paenibacillus sp. FSL K6-3182 genomic DNA carries:
- a CDS encoding paeninodin family lasso peptide, whose translation MSKKQWIKPELQVLEVKMTEASPKVGTRLDATFPTGTPVPDLRYS comes from the coding sequence ATGTCAAAGAAGCAATGGATCAAGCCAGAACTACAAGTTCTGGAAGTCAAAATGACTGAAGCTAGTCCTAAAGTGGGTACTCGTTTGGATGCAACATTCCCAACTGGAACTCCCGTTCCAGACCTCCGTTATAGCTAA
- a CDS encoding helix-turn-helix domain-containing protein, with protein MIGERIQMLRKRKGLSLTELSQRAGVAKSYLSSIERGLQQNPSIQFLEKVGAVLNVTVEEFLNSDENNDRKTSNLDTEWADLVREAMASGVSKDQFKEFLEFNKWKIKRE; from the coding sequence ATGATCGGAGAACGTATTCAGATGCTGCGCAAGAGAAAAGGCCTATCCCTAACGGAGTTGTCGCAACGGGCAGGCGTCGCAAAATCTTACTTAAGCTCTATTGAACGAGGGCTCCAGCAAAATCCTTCGATTCAATTTCTCGAAAAGGTAGGCGCAGTATTAAACGTAACGGTTGAAGAATTTTTAAATAGCGATGAAAATAATGATCGTAAAACAAGCAATCTAGACACCGAGTGGGCCGATCTAGTTCGAGAAGCAATGGCTTCTGGCGTAAGCAAAGATCAATTTAAAGAATTTTTAGAATTCAATAAATGGAAAATAAAGCGCGAGTAG
- a CDS encoding asparagine synthase-related protein yields the protein MSAIAVVYEVDQTAHVLDQGNRLMQQLSRFPCNTAQAWNKNNVFVGCHNQWITPESVGECNPYYDSERRLVISADAIIDNRNELFESLNVHLDRRMQMTDAELILLSYAKWGVESPKYLIGDFAFVIWDEREQRVFAARDFSGCRTLYYHWNGNRLAMCTTMKPLLELPDVHKRLNEQWMAQFLAISTVIDVVDVTQNVYKDILQLPPSHCMTLVNGQVKVMRYFKLTANKKLRFKTDEQYVEAFRDVFQQSVNARLRTYKQIGSQLSGGLDSGAVVSFAVKALRPINKEIHTFSYVPPSDFDDYTSRQTIANESPYINSTVQYVGGFQANYLDFKDRNSFSDIDPFLETLEMPYKFFENSFWIRGIFEQAAAKDIGILLTGARGNLSISWGDALENYSRLLKRFRWIHLHNEVKAFSRNMGTGRGRVFSVLSKMAFPALSRLHINQEPSIGPIINSDFATKTKVFDQLREHGMDQTGWLVEQNIYKIRREHFENPLYWNATNTVTSKFSLPNALWSRDPSNDSRVIQFCLSVPEDQYVHKGLDRALIRRATENYLPDDVRLNQRVRGVQGLDWLHRIRPDWHLFIEEAESMSKDDRMMSLVDGNLVKGALLRFKKKADSNLAEDEGLRALMRSVIVYRFLKRHF from the coding sequence ATGAGCGCAATAGCAGTCGTTTATGAAGTTGATCAGACAGCCCATGTGTTAGATCAGGGGAATAGACTGATGCAGCAATTATCGCGGTTTCCTTGCAATACAGCTCAAGCATGGAATAAGAACAATGTGTTTGTTGGATGCCATAATCAATGGATTACACCAGAGTCTGTCGGGGAATGCAATCCCTATTATGATTCAGAAAGACGTTTAGTCATAAGTGCCGATGCAATTATAGATAACCGTAATGAATTATTTGAATCACTAAACGTACACCTTGATCGTAGAATGCAAATGACTGATGCAGAGCTCATTTTACTCTCCTATGCAAAATGGGGTGTTGAATCACCCAAGTATCTAATCGGTGATTTTGCTTTTGTAATATGGGATGAAAGAGAGCAAAGAGTATTTGCTGCTAGAGATTTTTCTGGTTGCAGAACTTTGTATTATCACTGGAATGGAAATCGGTTAGCGATGTGTACGACGATGAAACCACTGTTAGAGCTGCCAGATGTTCATAAACGTCTGAATGAGCAATGGATGGCACAGTTTTTAGCTATCAGCACAGTAATTGATGTTGTTGACGTTACACAAAATGTGTATAAGGATATTTTGCAATTGCCGCCATCTCATTGCATGACATTGGTTAATGGTCAAGTAAAGGTCATGCGATATTTTAAGCTAACGGCAAATAAGAAACTTCGCTTCAAAACGGACGAACAATATGTTGAAGCATTCAGGGATGTATTTCAACAGTCAGTAAATGCACGATTGCGCACTTACAAACAAATAGGTTCACAATTAAGTGGGGGGTTGGATTCAGGAGCAGTAGTTAGTTTTGCAGTTAAAGCCCTTCGTCCAATAAATAAAGAAATACATACATTCAGTTATGTTCCTCCAAGCGATTTTGACGATTATACCTCTCGTCAAACGATTGCTAATGAATCACCCTATATTAATTCAACTGTCCAGTATGTTGGTGGGTTTCAAGCGAACTATCTTGACTTTAAAGATAGAAATTCGTTTTCAGATATTGATCCATTTCTGGAGACATTAGAAATGCCTTATAAATTTTTTGAGAACTCTTTTTGGATAAGAGGCATATTCGAACAAGCTGCGGCGAAAGACATTGGCATATTACTAACAGGTGCGCGAGGTAACTTGTCCATTTCTTGGGGTGATGCCCTCGAAAACTACTCTCGTCTCTTAAAACGTTTCAGATGGATTCATTTACATAACGAAGTAAAGGCATTTAGCAGAAATATGGGGACTGGGCGTGGACGAGTATTTTCTGTTTTGAGTAAAATGGCTTTTCCAGCACTTAGCAGATTACATATCAATCAAGAGCCTTCTATTGGACCTATTATAAATAGCGATTTTGCAACGAAAACTAAAGTTTTTGATCAACTTCGCGAGCATGGAATGGACCAGACAGGTTGGCTAGTCGAGCAGAACATTTATAAAATAAGAAGAGAACATTTTGAGAATCCATTATACTGGAATGCTACCAATACAGTTACATCAAAATTTTCGTTACCTAATGCTTTATGGAGTCGTGATCCGTCAAATGATAGTAGAGTTATCCAGTTTTGCTTATCGGTACCAGAGGATCAATATGTTCATAAGGGATTAGATCGAGCTCTTATTCGAAGAGCAACTGAAAATTATTTACCGGATGACGTAAGGCTCAACCAGCGTGTTCGCGGCGTTCAGGGTTTGGATTGGCTTCATCGTATAAGACCAGATTGGCATTTGTTTATCGAAGAGGCAGAGTCTATGAGCAAAGATGATAGAATGATGTCTCTTGTAGATGGCAACCTGGTTAAAGGAGCATTGTTACGTTTTAAAAAAAAGGCGGATTCAAATCTAGCAGAGGATGAAGGTTTGCGAGCCCTTATGAGAAGTGTAATTGTGTATCGATTCCTTAAACGACATTTTTAA
- a CDS encoding anti-repressor SinI family protein — MVLTKSEDNQDLDMEWVALIMNARSLGFSKEDVRKVLLCLEESKKDDIQETAV, encoded by the coding sequence ATGGTACTTACAAAATCAGAGGATAATCAGGATTTAGATATGGAATGGGTAGCATTAATCATGAATGCACGTTCTTTGGGGTTTAGCAAGGAAGATGTTAGAAAGGTATTACTATGTCTTGAAGAAAGCAAGAAAGATGATATACAAGAAACAGCCGTATAA